One segment of Nostoc flagelliforme CCNUN1 DNA contains the following:
- a CDS encoding DUF2256 domain-containing protein encodes MGRVRSKSDLPTKICPVCQRPFTWRKKWQDCWDDVKYCSERCRRHRSEAQNRN; translated from the coding sequence ATGGGGCGTGTTCGTTCTAAATCTGACTTACCTACAAAAATCTGTCCGGTATGTCAACGTCCTTTCACATGGCGTAAAAAGTGGCAAGATTGTTGGGACGATGTGAAATACTGCTCAGAACGTTGTCGTCGTCACCGTTCTGAAGCTCAAAATAGAAACTAA
- a CDS encoding isoaspartyl peptidase/L-asparaginase translates to MESQVQPKLIIHGGAGSSLHGKGGLEAVRRSLHTVIEEVYSLLLCGATASEAVVHGCHMLEDNPRFNAGTGSVLQSDGQIRMSASLMDGALGRFSGVINISRVKNPIELAQFLQNSPDRVLSDFGSAELAREMQIPSYNALTDLRLQEWIQERQDNFKNAMAGVVAEPELLETSNAGRGTIGVVALDASGRLAAGTSTGGKGFERIGRVSDSAMPAGNYATSNAGVSCTGIGEDIIDECLAPRIVVRVTDGMSLKEAMQRSFGEAHQNKRDLGAIALDVSGAIAWGKTSEILLAAYHDGEKIGDTLEWNDSELIGYC, encoded by the coding sequence ATGGAGTCACAGGTGCAACCTAAATTAATTATTCATGGGGGGGCTGGTAGTTCTCTCCACGGTAAAGGCGGATTGGAAGCTGTGCGCCGATCGCTCCATACAGTAATAGAAGAAGTTTATTCTCTACTATTATGCGGAGCAACTGCCTCTGAGGCGGTGGTGCATGGTTGCCACATGCTCGAAGATAACCCCCGCTTTAATGCTGGTACTGGTTCAGTACTACAATCTGATGGGCAAATCCGCATGAGTGCTTCTTTGATGGATGGCGCATTAGGACGCTTTAGTGGTGTAATTAATATTTCGCGGGTGAAAAATCCCATTGAGTTGGCACAATTTTTACAGAACTCGCCAGACCGAGTATTATCAGATTTCGGTTCGGCTGAATTAGCGCGAGAAATGCAAATTCCCAGCTATAACGCTTTAACTGATTTGCGGTTACAAGAGTGGATACAAGAGCGCCAGGATAATTTTAAAAACGCAATGGCTGGCGTAGTAGCAGAACCTGAACTGCTAGAAACCAGCAATGCCGGACGCGGGACTATCGGTGTGGTAGCTTTAGATGCATCTGGTAGGCTAGCTGCTGGCACTTCTACTGGTGGTAAGGGCTTTGAGCGGATTGGCAGAGTAAGTGATTCTGCGATGCCAGCAGGTAATTATGCTACTAGTAATGCAGGTGTTAGCTGTACTGGCATTGGTGAAGATATCATTGATGAGTGTTTAGCTCCCCGGATTGTAGTACGTGTCACTGATGGGATGTCCCTGAAGGAGGCTATGCAGCGCTCCTTTGGAGAAGCGCACCAGAACAAACGGGATTTGGGAGCGATCGCTTTAGATGTCAGTGGAGCGATCGCTTGGGGTAAAACTAGTGAAATCTTACTCGCCGCCTACCATGACGGCGAAAAGATTGGTGACACTTTGGAATGGAATGATAGTGAATTGATTGGCTATTGTTGA
- a CDS encoding DUF29 family protein — MEELLELRQFLEQGKIHEALLLVDELEEMSLSDKINKIDSYGVILLIHLIKQKAEKRSTRSWDVSIENTVREINKINKRRKSGGFYLNQAELMDILEQGYQVALKRAALEAFEGRYEAQELAAMVDQEEILTQALEFIQQ; from the coding sequence ATGGAAGAACTGCTAGAACTTAGGCAATTTCTAGAACAAGGCAAAATCCATGAGGCGCTGCTATTGGTGGATGAGTTAGAAGAAATGAGCCTCAGTGACAAAATCAATAAAATTGATAGTTATGGTGTAATTCTGCTCATCCATTTAATTAAGCAAAAGGCCGAAAAACGTTCTACTCGCTCTTGGGATGTTTCGATAGAAAATACAGTGCGTGAAATCAACAAAATAAACAAGCGCCGCAAATCCGGTGGTTTTTACTTGAATCAAGCAGAATTAATGGATATTCTGGAACAAGGATATCAAGTGGCACTGAAAAGAGCGGCGCTAGAAGCTTTTGAAGGGCGTTATGAAGCCCAAGAATTAGCCGCAATGGTTGACCAGGAAGAAATTTTAACTCAGGCGCTAGAATTTATTCAACAATAG
- the glmU gene encoding bifunctional UDP-N-acetylglucosamine diphosphorylase/glucosamine-1-phosphate N-acetyltransferase GlmU, with amino-acid sequence MVVVAILAAGRGTRMKSRLPKVLHSLGGRSLVERVLESVEPLSPSRRIVIVGYQSEEVQAAMHSIPSLEFVEQTVQLGTGHAIQQLLPHLEDYSGDLLVLNGDLPLIRSETLKQMLQTHAQNKNAATILTSHLPEPTGYGRVFCNDENIVQQMVEHKDCTAAQRQNHRINAGVYCFRWPDLAKVLPNLQANNAQKEYYLTDAVTQVGKVMAVDVEDYQEILGINDRLQLATAYEILQRRVKEKWMLAGVTLIDPTSITIDETVELQPDVIIEPQTHLRGNTVVKTGSHIGPGSLIENSQLAENVTVQYSVVTDSTVQAGSRIGPYAHLRGQVEVGAGCRVGNFVELKNTQLGDRTNAAHLSYIGDTVVGNQVNIGAGTITANYDGVKKHRTKIGDRSKTGANSVLVAPITLGHDVYIAAGSTVTEDVPDDSLVIARSRQVVKPAWRKKSQ; translated from the coding sequence ATGGTAGTTGTAGCAATTCTAGCGGCGGGACGCGGCACACGGATGAAATCACGCTTACCCAAGGTTTTACATTCTTTGGGTGGGCGATCGCTAGTGGAGAGAGTTCTCGAAAGTGTAGAACCACTTTCGCCCTCACGGCGAATCGTGATTGTGGGATATCAATCTGAGGAAGTGCAAGCCGCCATGCATTCAATTCCCAGTTTGGAGTTTGTTGAACAGACTGTGCAACTAGGGACAGGTCATGCCATCCAGCAATTACTTCCTCACTTGGAAGACTACAGTGGGGATTTGCTAGTACTTAACGGCGATTTACCGTTGATACGTAGCGAAACCCTCAAGCAGATGTTACAAACTCATGCTCAAAATAAAAACGCTGCTACCATTCTGACCTCCCATCTACCCGAACCTACAGGCTACGGGCGAGTTTTTTGTAACGATGAAAATATTGTGCAGCAAATGGTCGAACACAAGGATTGTACTGCTGCTCAAAGACAAAATCACCGGATTAACGCTGGAGTTTACTGTTTCCGTTGGCCAGATTTGGCAAAGGTGCTTCCCAACCTACAAGCAAACAATGCTCAAAAAGAATACTATCTCACTGATGCCGTGACTCAAGTGGGAAAAGTTATGGCAGTGGATGTGGAAGATTACCAAGAAATTCTTGGCATTAATGATCGCTTGCAACTAGCAACAGCCTACGAGATTTTGCAAAGGCGAGTCAAGGAAAAATGGATGTTGGCGGGTGTCACCCTCATTGACCCGACAAGCATTACCATTGATGAAACTGTAGAATTACAGCCGGATGTAATTATTGAACCCCAAACTCATCTGCGGGGAAATACGGTGGTTAAAACAGGGAGTCACATTGGGCCGGGAAGTTTAATTGAAAATAGCCAGTTGGCTGAAAATGTCACGGTGCAGTATTCAGTGGTGACAGATAGTACTGTGCAGGCGGGAAGCCGAATTGGCCCCTATGCTCATTTGCGCGGTCAGGTAGAAGTGGGTGCTGGTTGCCGTGTGGGGAATTTTGTGGAATTGAAAAATACTCAATTAGGCGATCGCACGAATGCAGCACATTTGTCGTATATAGGTGATACCGTCGTCGGCAATCAGGTGAATATTGGTGCCGGTACAATTACTGCCAATTATGACGGCGTGAAGAAACACCGTACTAAAATAGGCGATCGCAGTAAGACTGGTGCCAATAGCGTTTTAGTGGCTCCAATTACCTTGGGACACGATGTGTATATCGCAGCTGGTTCTACAGTCACAGAAGATGTGCCTGATGATTCTCTAGTGATTGCTCGTAGTCGCCAGGTGGTGAAGCCAGCTTGGCGCAAGAAAAGCCAATAA
- a CDS encoding response regulator: MIQWKSNHTGFTAKIVSGSNPISRVKSIGSNHAGGSQNNAEAYSLGLSQEDLMLKDTQAVSSWIKVDVNCDDDSLVSRTLQAKGSKVNGFDLDPPKVLVVDDHAASRMTAVALLGMEGYEVIEADSGSTVIGLVTQKQPDLILLDVMMPGMDGFEVCQLLKQDEQTRLIPVIFITALNDRRSRIRGIEVGADDFLTKPFDRVELAARVKSLVRQKRLNEDLEHAEQVLFSIAMSIESRDPNTGNHCERLVKLGQAFGEYLNFSRYQIRDLMWGGYLHDIGKVGIPDGVLLKKGKLTPEDWQIMQQHVLIGEKICQPLRSMRGVIPIIRHHHERWDGSGYPDGLKEDDIPYLAQVFQLIDIYDALTSERPYKRAFTSAEALSVMQKETDSGWRNPKLMQQFAEFILSCYEKE, translated from the coding sequence GTGATTCAATGGAAATCCAACCATACAGGCTTTACAGCAAAAATTGTTAGTGGGTCAAACCCCATTAGCAGAGTGAAGAGTATCGGTTCAAATCATGCCGGAGGATCGCAAAATAATGCGGAGGCTTATTCTTTAGGCTTATCTCAAGAAGACCTTATGCTTAAAGATACCCAAGCAGTGTCTTCTTGGATAAAAGTTGATGTTAATTGTGATGATGATTCATTGGTCTCTAGAACACTCCAAGCCAAAGGTTCTAAAGTGAATGGGTTTGATTTAGATCCGCCGAAGGTTTTAGTAGTTGACGATCATGCCGCCAGTCGCATGACTGCTGTTGCGTTGTTGGGGATGGAAGGATACGAAGTGATTGAGGCGGATAGTGGTTCCACTGTTATAGGATTGGTAACTCAAAAACAACCAGATTTGATTTTGCTGGATGTGATGATGCCAGGAATGGATGGATTTGAAGTGTGCCAATTACTCAAACAGGATGAACAGACTAGGCTAATCCCAGTTATTTTTATTACAGCCTTAAATGACAGGCGATCGCGTATTCGAGGAATTGAAGTTGGGGCAGATGATTTTCTTACTAAACCCTTTGATCGTGTGGAATTGGCGGCGCGTGTAAAGTCCTTAGTGCGGCAGAAGCGTCTGAACGAAGATTTAGAACATGCTGAACAAGTACTATTTTCTATTGCCATGTCGATTGAAAGCCGCGATCCCAATACAGGCAACCATTGTGAACGCCTGGTAAAACTGGGACAAGCTTTTGGTGAATACCTCAATTTTTCACGCTACCAAATTCGAGATTTGATGTGGGGTGGTTATCTCCACGATATTGGTAAGGTGGGTATTCCCGATGGAGTGTTGCTGAAAAAAGGCAAACTCACCCCCGAAGATTGGCAGATCATGCAGCAGCATGTTTTGATTGGAGAAAAAATCTGCCAGCCACTACGCAGTATGCGGGGTGTAATTCCCATTATTCGTCATCACCACGAACGCTGGGATGGCTCAGGCTACCCTGATGGACTCAAAGAGGATGATATTCCTTACCTGGCGCAAGTATTTCAGTTGATTGATATTTATGATGCCCTAACTAGCGAACGACCTTATAAAAGAGCTTTTACTTCAGCAGAAGCACTTTCAGTGATGCAAAAAGAAACTGATTCCGGTTGGCGTAATCCCAAACTAATGCAGCAATTTGCTGAGTTTATTCTCTCCTGTTATGAAAAAGAGTAG
- a CDS encoding tRNA (5-methylaminomethyl-2-thiouridine)(34)-methyltransferase MnmD, with protein MSDLENFTPKLTADGSFTFVSQEFGESFHSHYGAKQESFFKFVEPTQLTTAAQKPVLRLLDICYGLGYNTAAALQTIWAVNPSCCVEVIGLELNPAVPQAAIAHHLFDNWNCNYIEILSQLANDHQVQTPYLKAKLLIGDARTTITLLRQSDFWADAIFLDPFSPPQCPQLWTVEFIKQLSLCLHQDGLLATYSCAAAVRTALLSAGLAIGSTPPVGRRSPGTVAAHSGSAESKDHSVQAKCPATANSTHHWLNYSYPLTALTPLSQAEKEHLLTRAAIPYRDPGLSDSTEVIVMRRQQEQQASSLEPTSRWRKRWLLGTQGRDFMGTSL; from the coding sequence ATGTCAGACTTAGAAAATTTTACACCTAAGTTAACAGCAGATGGTTCTTTCACCTTTGTCTCTCAAGAATTTGGTGAATCCTTTCACAGCCATTATGGTGCGAAGCAGGAGAGTTTTTTCAAGTTTGTGGAACCTACTCAACTGACTACAGCCGCCCAAAAACCAGTGTTACGACTATTGGATATTTGTTATGGTCTAGGATATAACACAGCTGCTGCTTTGCAGACAATTTGGGCAGTGAATCCTAGCTGTTGTGTTGAAGTAATTGGTTTAGAACTGAATCCAGCTGTGCCACAAGCTGCGATTGCTCATCACTTGTTCGACAATTGGAACTGTAACTATATTGAAATTTTGTCCCAGCTAGCAAATGATCATCAAGTGCAAACACCTTATCTAAAAGCAAAGCTATTAATTGGGGATGCTAGAACTACGATAACCCTACTACGTCAGTCGGATTTTTGGGCAGATGCAATTTTCCTTGATCCCTTTTCACCACCTCAATGTCCTCAATTATGGACTGTTGAATTTATTAAACAACTGTCATTGTGTTTACATCAAGATGGTTTATTAGCCACCTATTCTTGTGCTGCTGCTGTACGCACAGCACTTTTGTCTGCTGGTTTGGCGATCGGTTCTACCCCACCAGTGGGAAGGCGATCGCCTGGTACTGTGGCAGCCCATTCTGGAAGTGCTGAGTCTAAAGACCACTCAGTACAGGCTAAATGCCCCGCTACCGCTAACAGTACTCACCACTGGCTCAACTATAGCTATCCGCTAACAGCGCTCACTCCCCTCTCACAAGCTGAAAAAGAACACTTGCTAACCCGTGCTGCTATTCCCTATCGCGATCCTGGATTAAGCGATTCAACTGAAGTCATAGTGATGCGGCGACAACAAGAGCAACAAGCCTCTTCACTCGAACCTACCTCCCGTTGGCGAAAAAGGTGGCTATTGGGAACACAAGGCAGAGATTTTATGGGAACTAGTTTGTAG
- a CDS encoding sulfurtransferase yields the protein MPNPQFVVSPAWLFEHLEDPQVVIVDCRFSLADPQLGQQQYQTSHIEGSYYLDLNQDLSSPVGKHGGRHPLPNPNDIANKLAVIGVNYQKSLVVAYDDSRFAFAARLWWLLRYLGHEQVAVLDGGFAGWQKAGYPVTDVVPQPRLGKFVAQVQIEKVVDITEVKSRKDSQEVVLVDSRESDRYRGEREPIDKIAGHIPGAVNYPWQEVTDSSGYLLPQPEQRRRWEQLETAEEILVYCGSGVTACVNLLSLELAGISKGKLYAGGWSDWISYM from the coding sequence ATGCCCAACCCCCAATTTGTTGTTTCGCCAGCTTGGCTGTTTGAACATCTAGAAGATCCGCAAGTCGTTATTGTGGATTGTCGCTTTTCTCTAGCCGATCCACAACTAGGGCAACAACAGTACCAAACAAGTCATATAGAAGGATCATATTATCTAGATTTGAATCAGGATCTTTCCAGTCCAGTGGGTAAACATGGTGGGAGACATCCTTTACCTAACCCCAATGATATAGCTAACAAATTGGCAGTGATTGGGGTAAATTACCAAAAAAGTTTAGTTGTAGCTTATGATGATTCGCGCTTTGCCTTTGCGGCTCGTCTATGGTGGCTTTTACGCTATCTAGGGCATGAGCAAGTAGCAGTACTGGATGGAGGCTTTGCTGGATGGCAAAAAGCTGGGTATCCTGTTACGGATGTCGTTCCTCAACCCCGGCTGGGTAAGTTTGTAGCTCAAGTACAAATAGAAAAGGTGGTAGATATTACAGAGGTGAAAAGCCGGAAAGATAGCCAGGAAGTAGTATTGGTAGATTCAAGAGAAAGCGATCGCTACCGAGGTGAACGAGAGCCAATTGATAAAATTGCTGGACATATTCCCGGTGCAGTCAACTATCCTTGGCAAGAAGTTACAGACTCTTCCGGCTACCTACTGCCTCAACCAGAACAACGCCGTCGCTGGGAACAGCTAGAAACAGCCGAAGAAATCTTGGTTTATTGCGGTTCTGGCGTTACTGCTTGCGTAAATTTACTTTCTTTAGAATTAGCTGGCATTAGCAAGGGTAAACTTTATGCTGGTGGCTGGAGTGATTGGATTAGTTATATGTAG
- a CDS encoding porin family protein produces the protein MRLKNWKNLFFCILLASSGGSWCCIRVDAAESANTDIWHSKNLASTQENYQLCQNLQQEVINSLCKQSSESHPLNSQMPLKKRQVSRLAVSVAERELFAGEIVQMGIRPYLLRQLPVGYDNHLIEVGDSDPCSAPLYDRRKGSFPTAPCPLSPNPHSVGAPSPPASSLKLAQQTTETTQAPDTTEEPGGTQNQNDPPQLELQPSDLPTSPPDSKEELLNAPEINQSQRLERLMELLQLPKQPPESDSDRELGLRVRLRPLEQPTLPPIEQPLAKFKPIGYLQGRLAYFQTSNIFSSKDIPIEDGLFFYGLTLASAYFPLGAKTFLNGSIDGNLIRYINQSQYDYNQVRFNLSIYQQLSQRMYGEVSWSNQQLFYANNSDRLDSFKAGDRFLNENSLQVSLGRRDPLTSKLILNSFYELSVNFADPQSRDRIINSFWVSLNYYLQKPLQVGIDYQVNFSDFTQRDREDQFHRLFGHLNYRISDTSNMNVQAGVSLGSSTAENIDFDGWFFSINYSLQLGQF, from the coding sequence ATGCGACTCAAAAACTGGAAGAATTTGTTTTTTTGTATTTTGTTAGCTTCCAGTGGTGGAAGCTGGTGTTGCATTAGAGTAGATGCGGCAGAATCTGCAAATACAGATATTTGGCATTCTAAAAATTTAGCAAGCACACAGGAAAATTATCAGCTATGTCAGAACTTGCAGCAAGAGGTAATTAACTCTTTATGTAAGCAGTCCAGTGAGTCGCATCCTTTAAACTCGCAGATGCCGTTAAAGAAGAGGCAAGTGAGCAGGCTTGCCGTGAGCGTAGCCGAACGGGAACTCTTTGCTGGGGAGATAGTTCAGATGGGGATTCGACCTTACCTGTTGCGCCAGCTTCCTGTAGGGTACGATAACCACTTAATAGAAGTGGGGGATTCAGACCCATGTTCCGCTCCGCTCTACGACAGGAGGAAGGGGTCATTTCCCACTGCCCCCTGCCCCCTCTCCCCCAATCCCCACTCCGTGGGGGCCCCGAGTCCCCCTGCCTCTTCGTTAAAGCTGGCGCAGCAAACAACCGAAACTACTCAAGCTCCAGACACAACCGAAGAACCTGGGGGTACTCAAAACCAAAATGACCCGCCACAGCTAGAATTGCAGCCAAGTGATTTGCCTACATCTCCTCCAGACTCAAAAGAGGAACTGTTGAATGCACCTGAGATAAATCAGTCCCAAAGGCTAGAGAGGCTAATGGAGCTGCTACAATTGCCAAAACAGCCACCTGAATCTGATAGCGATCGCGAATTGGGGTTGCGGGTGCGGTTACGACCCCTAGAACAGCCTACTTTACCACCAATAGAACAACCCTTAGCTAAGTTTAAACCTATAGGCTATCTACAAGGGCGTCTAGCTTACTTCCAGACGAGTAATATTTTTTCCTCAAAGGATATTCCTATAGAAGATGGTTTATTTTTCTATGGACTGACGTTAGCCTCTGCATATTTCCCTTTGGGAGCTAAGACTTTTTTAAACGGCTCAATTGATGGCAATCTCATTCGTTATATCAATCAGTCACAATACGATTACAACCAGGTAAGATTTAATCTCAGTATTTACCAGCAGCTATCACAGCGAATGTATGGAGAAGTTAGTTGGAGCAATCAACAGTTATTTTATGCCAACAACAGCGATCGCCTGGATAGCTTCAAAGCAGGCGATCGCTTTTTAAATGAGAATTCTTTGCAAGTGTCTTTAGGACGGCGAGATCCCCTAACTTCAAAATTAATACTAAATAGCTTTTACGAATTGAGTGTCAATTTTGCTGATCCCCAAAGTCGCGATCGGATAATCAATTCCTTTTGGGTGTCTCTGAACTACTACTTGCAAAAGCCTCTCCAGGTTGGTATTGACTACCAGGTGAATTTTTCGGACTTTACACAGCGCGATCGAGAAGACCAATTTCATCGGCTATTCGGCCACTTAAATTACCGAATATCTGATACCAGCAATATGAATGTGCAGGCTGGAGTAAGTTTAGGTAGTTCAACCGCCGAAAACATTGATTTTGATGGCTGGTTCTTTAGTATTAATTACAGTTTGCAATTAGGTCAGTTTTGA
- a CDS encoding IS5 family transposase, which translates to MSKAYPSNLTRVQYEFLSEMIPEPKPGGRKREVDIWEVLNGIFYVLVEGVRWRSLPGDFPAWQTVYTYFRNWRKDGTWLEIHDTLRQWTRIEQERHSSPSEAIIDSQSVKTAAMVHKAVGYDAGKKIKGRKRFMTVDTLGLVLRVLVTAASVGEREGGKKVLKRVKQSSNQVSRLTTIWVDGGFNGDPFMQWVMDFCRWIVQVVLRPEQTKGFVLLKKRWVVERTFGWLMGCRRLVRDYELLPETSETFIYLAMIRIMVRRLA; encoded by the coding sequence ATGAGTAAAGCATACCCCAGCAATCTGACCCGTGTTCAATATGAATTTCTGAGTGAGATGATTCCAGAACCAAAACCTGGTGGTCGCAAGCGTGAAGTTGATATATGGGAAGTCCTTAACGGAATTTTTTATGTCTTGGTAGAAGGAGTTAGATGGCGATCGCTACCGGGTGACTTTCCCGCATGGCAGACAGTGTACACCTATTTTCGTAATTGGCGCAAAGATGGAACTTGGCTAGAAATTCACGATACACTCCGGCAGTGGACGCGAATTGAGCAGGAGCGCCATTCGAGTCCATCAGAGGCAATCATTGATAGTCAAAGTGTGAAAACTGCTGCAATGGTACATAAAGCTGTGGGCTACGATGCGGGCAAGAAAATAAAAGGGCGCAAGCGATTTATGACAGTTGATACCTTGGGTTTAGTTTTGCGGGTCTTGGTAACAGCAGCCAGTGTGGGTGAGCGTGAAGGGGGCAAAAAAGTTCTTAAACGGGTAAAGCAATCTAGCAACCAGGTTTCTCGTTTGACAACCATTTGGGTGGATGGCGGCTTTAATGGTGATCCGTTCATGCAGTGGGTGATGGACTTCTGTCGTTGGATTGTGCAGGTGGTTCTGCGACCAGAACAAACCAAGGGTTTTGTGCTGCTCAAAAAACGTTGGGTCGTGGAGCGGACTTTTGGTTGGTTAATGGGGTGTCGGCGATTGGTTAGAGACTATGAATTATTGCCTGAAACATCGGAGACATTTATCTACCTTGCCATGATTCGGATCATGGTGAGGCGATTAGCATAA
- a CDS encoding FecR family protein → MFYKSFPLVVIGLWGVIVLPLPNKVSAITPLTRAEIQNLRNMVQLIPKDKLKKRPARKLDAMTPGDGLSTGRASLAELRFNDGSLARVGEQALFQFLPKTRDFKLSNGTVLLLIPPGRGQTRIQTPSAAAAIRGSALFVRYDQQTDTTIVGALTNSGIEVSNKEGETKVLEAGQMIILIKGEFQNLYDFDLRNFYENSELVRELDLNRQSSVPTTDPAMTSVQAETTAALKAQPPIKGEGVIEMQLPRSNSPTETTPITSTEKSPNTSTGTTSVTSTEKSPNTPTTPTSVTPTAPTSVTPTAPTPVTPTAPTPVTPTTPTPVTPTEPTPVTPTEPTPVTPTEPTPVTPTEPTPVTPTEPTPVTPTPPTPVTPTPPTPVTPTEPTPVTPPTQLPST, encoded by the coding sequence ATGTTTTATAAATCCTTTCCATTGGTAGTGATTGGTTTATGGGGAGTTATAGTACTGCCTTTACCAAATAAGGTAAGCGCCATAACCCCTTTGACGCGAGCAGAGATTCAGAATCTCCGCAACATGGTACAACTGATACCCAAAGATAAACTGAAGAAACGTCCTGCACGCAAATTAGATGCAATGACTCCTGGGGACGGGCTGTCAACTGGTCGAGCTTCCCTAGCAGAATTACGTTTCAATGATGGCTCTTTGGCACGAGTTGGAGAACAGGCGTTATTTCAATTTTTGCCGAAGACTCGTGACTTTAAACTTTCAAATGGAACTGTGTTGCTGCTCATCCCACCAGGAAGGGGACAAACACGTATACAAACGCCAAGTGCAGCAGCAGCAATTCGTGGTTCAGCATTATTTGTACGCTACGACCAACAAACAGACACCACAATTGTGGGTGCGCTGACAAATAGCGGCATTGAAGTTTCTAACAAGGAAGGTGAAACTAAGGTGCTGGAAGCAGGGCAGATGATAATTCTAATTAAAGGGGAATTTCAGAACTTATATGATTTTGATCTGAGAAATTTTTATGAAAATAGCGAACTGGTTCGGGAACTTGATTTGAACAGGCAAAGTTCTGTGCCTACAACTGATCCAGCAATGACCAGTGTTCAAGCCGAAACTACTGCGGCTTTGAAAGCACAGCCACCGATAAAAGGCGAGGGAGTAATTGAAATGCAGCTACCTCGTTCTAATAGTCCAACTGAGACAACACCCATAACCTCAACTGAGAAATCACCCAACACCTCAACTGGGACAACATCCGTAACCTCAACTGAGAAATCACCCAACACCCCAACTACTCCAACATCCGTAACCCCAACTGCTCCAACATCCGTAACCCCAACTGCTCCAACACCCGTAACCCCAACTGCTCCAACACCCGTAACCCCAACTACTCCAACACCTGTAACTCCAACTGAGCCAACACCTGTAACTCCAACTGAGCCAACACCTGTAACTCCAACTGAGCCAACACCTGTAACTCCAACTGAGCCAACACCCGTAACTCCAACTGAGCCAACACCCGTAACCCCAACTCCTCCAACACCCGTAACCCCAACTCCTCCAACACCCGTAACCCCAACTGAGCCAACACCCGTAACCCCACCAACTCAGCTTCCAAGCACATAA